The genomic stretch actgctgcatcctcTCCTAACTTGGGCAGTTCTTCCTTATTgataacctttgccatcttgaccatactgTGCTTCCTCACATGTGTCCAGTTTCAAACTATGAAACGTTGGAGGGTATGGTCAAATTGATTCATATTTATATATGACCCAAACAGCATGCAAGCATTATTTGAGGTCCACATTTTGTTAAGTTTTATGTTATGGAAGCTGTATGATGAGGCGATTGCTGAAAATAGCCACATGTAGATTTGCCCAGCCAAATGGCTACCGCCCACCTCTTGTTCACttgccttctcctcctgttgctgatTCAGCTAAAGTCAGTATATAGCTtgcaaacttgaaacaagaaggGGCCTGCCTTTTTGGCACCGGAAACCCCTTAAAGCACTACAGATCTGTTTTAGAATGGGTGGAGATACTGCAGTCCATGCCAAGCCTTAGGAAAGAGAGAATAAACTTCTAAACAGCTACTGGGAACATTTTGTGCTGCTGCTCAAAGCTACAAAACCCAAAAGGTTAGGCAAATTTGCCAGAAAGAGAATGGAGAGCTTTGACTCTAAGGTCTCTTTTGCTCATCACAATAACAGCACTGCAGTTCTACTTTCACTACAATGGCTGCATCCTCAGGAAACTTGGACTTGAAGTAAAGGACGTCTCAGCCAGATTGCTTGAGCGTGTCGGTTCTCAATATTTTGCTTTTCATATATATTGGGCTTCTTCTCCTAGAAGCTGTTGATAATTGAACATGTTGGTTGAAGTTTCTGGGAACAGGAATTCGAAAGATCTGGAAACTCAAAAACTAAAAAACATTGCTCTAGcccggggtccccaaactacggcccgcgggccatatgtggcccatcaaagctgTTCATCTGGCCCCTGTGGCAGCAGCTCCTTCCTGCCTTTCCCgcttcctccctcacctggtgcacACCTTCcaaatctttgcttttgtttatagtaaaaaggtaaaggtttcccctgacattaagtccagtagtgattgactctgggggttggtgctcatctccatttctaaaccgaagagccggcattgtccatagacatcaggtcatgtggccagcatgactgcatggagtgcctttaccttcccgccggagtgtttataacagtattttaattattatttaatcaatatttaattattaagtagtgctttgatagtgcttttggtgcacaaaggcaaaaggggctggactaaatggcccaaggggtctcttcacactttctttattattattattgttattacaatggagtctcatttatccaacattcgcttatccaatgttctggattatccaacgcatttttgtagtcaatgttttcaatacatcgtgatattttggtgctaaattcgtaaatacagtaattactacatagcattactgcatattgaaatactttttctgtcaaatttgttgtctgacatgatgttttggtgcttaatttgtaaaatcataacctaattttatgtttaataggcttttccttaatgcctccttattatccaacatattcgcttatccaacgttctgccggcctgtttatgttggataagtgagactctactgtattattattattattattattattattattattattattacagtagagtctcacttattcaacataaacgggccggcagaacattggataaacaaatatgttggataataaggagagattacgaaaaaacctattaaacatcaaaataggttatgattttacaaattaagcaccaaaacatcatatttaaaacaaatttgacagaaaaagtagtttaataggcagtaatgctatgtagcaatgactgtatttacaaatttagcaccaaaatatcacgatgtattgaaaacattgactacaataatgtgttggataatccagaatgttggataagcgagtgttggataagtgagactctactgtattattattattaacattgagactgggtgaccatctgtcaggggtgctttgctagtgcttttggtgcacaaaggcagaagggactgcatggagtgccattaccttcccactaaagtagtacctactgatctactcacatctgcatgtttccgaactgttAGGTTCGCAAAAGCTGTGGCTAATAGGaggagctcacgccgctccctggattcgaaccaccaacctttcggtcagcaagttcagcagctcagcagtttaacctgctgtgccaccggggaatCCATCCCCAAGTGTATAACTGGTGCAAATAAAAGCTCATAATGTGAATAATCTTTGGGGAAACTGCAggacagaagaagaaaatggctaaaattatGTGTTGATTCCTTAAAATGTGAAGTTTGCACAGAATGTCTTCCCCCAGATGATGGCGATGCATTGCATCAAAAGTGAACATTATAAACCTTCTGCCTCTTTTCTTCTTTGCAGGGGGTCCGGATACATCACGCTTCCAGCCCACCTTGTCCTTAACTGGAGTGCAATTGTGCCGTTGTTGCCAAGCCCAGGTTCAGAACACTATAATTGTAGTGATCCAAGTGACAAATTCCTGCATTCCCTTTATGCAGCCACATATACAATCATATTCATCCCGGGTCTCCTGACAAACAGCATGGCTCTGTGGATTCTATGCCGTTTCATCAGCAAGCAGAATAAAACCGTCATCTTCATGGTGAACTTGGCCATGGCTGACTTCATCCACGTTCTCTCCTTGCCTCTGCGGATATATTATTATGTCAATTACAAGTGGCCTTTTGGGAGGTTCCTTTGCCAGCTCTGCTTCTACCTGAAGTATCTCAACATGTACGCCAGCATAGGCTTCCTCACCTGCATCAGTGTGCAAAGATACCTCTTCCTGCTCTACCCGTTCAAGGCTAAAAACTGGAAGCGAAGGCATGATGTGGCCATATGTGTTGTGCTGTGGGTTGTGATTGGAGCTGCTTGCCTGCCGTTCCCATTGTTGAGAAGTTTTGAGAAGCCAGAGAGTTGCTTCACAGAGCTCAAAATCAAACCAATTGGGGGCAAGGCCCACTCCATTGTGGTGGTAATGGTGGCGGAGATCATCGGGTTCATTGTCCCGCTTGTCATTGTTGTCTATtgtacctggaagaccaaagtgtCACTCCAAGAACGTCACGTCCCTTTGGAAAACACCATGGAAAAGCGGAAGGCGTTGCGGATGGTTTCCATGTGCGCCACCGTCTTCTTGGTGTGCTTCACACCATACCAcattgtcttctttttctttatgatGGTCAAAGAAGCCGTCATCCAAGACTGTGCCTTGAGCCAACCCATCCTGTACCTTCACCCTTTTTGTTTAAGCCTTGCAAGCCTGAACTGTTGCTTGGATCCCATCCTCTACTTCTTCATGACGTCGGAGTTCCAGGGTCAGATATTGAGGCACAGCAGCTTGGCCATCCGGAGCCGTCTGATGAGCAAAGAAAGCGCTTCTTCTGTTAAAGAATAACTCCAGCTGGACTGGGAATCGGACAGAGGACCATAGACAATGATTCTAGCATGTCTGGCCTTTCATCCAGTGAAGACCAGTGTCTAACTGGGCTGGCAACCATTCTCCTGTCTTTCAGATGCGTGTTTTTGTtagacttaggtaaaggtaaaggttttaccctgacattaagtctagtcgtctcCAACTGTGAGGGTTGGtgttaagccgaagagccagcattgtccgtagacacctccaaggtcatgtggctggcatgacttcatggagtgtcgttatcttgccaccggagcagtacctattgatctactcacattttacatgctttcagactgctaggttggcagaagctggagctgacagtgggagctcactccgctcccgggattcgaaccaccggagcagtacctattgatctactcacattttacatgctttcagactgctaggttggcagaaactggagctgacagcgggagctcactccgctccccagattcgaaccaacggagcagtacctattgatctactcacattttacatgctttcagactgctaggttggcagaaactggagctgacagcgggagctcactccactgcccggattcaaaccaacggagcagtacctattgatctactcacattttacatgttttcaaactgctaggttggcagaaactggagctgacagtgggagctcactccgctccccggattcgaaccaccggagcagtacctattgatctactcacattttacatgctttcaaactgctaggttggcagaaactggagctgacagcaggagctcactccgctccccggattcgaaccaccggagcagtacctattgatctactcacattttacatgctttcaaactgctaggttggcagaaactggagctgacagcgggagctcactccgctccccggattcgaaccaccagagaagtacctattgatctactcacattttacatgttttcaaactgctaggttggcagaagctggagctgacagcgggagctcactccactccccggattcaaaccaacggagcagtacctattgatctactcacattttacatgttttcaaactgctaggttggcagaaattggagctgacagcgggagctcactccgctccccggattcgaaccaccggagcagtacctattgatctactcacattttacatgctttcaaactgctaggttggcagaaactggagctgacagcaggagcttactccgctccccggattcgaaccaccggagcagtacctattgatctactcacattttacatgctttcaaactgctaggttggcagaaactggagctgacagcgggagctcactccgctccccagattcgaaccaccagagaagtacctattgatctactcacattttacatgctttcaaactgctaggttggcagaagctggagctgacagcgggagctcactccgctccccggattcgaaccaccggagcagtacctattgatctactcacattttacatgctttcagactgctaggttggcagaaactggagctgacagcgggagctcactccgctccccggattcgaaccaccggagcagtacctattgatctactcacattttacatgctttcagactgctaggttggcagaaactagagctgacagcgggatctcactccgctccccggattcgaaccaccaaccttttggtcagcaaattcagcagcttagcggtttaacccactgcgccaccggcggCTCAGTGTTAGACTTACAGGGACTCAATGTGAGCACTATTGTGGGACGTACCCAGAAGAAGGACATTGAATGCATTTGTTTCTTCAAAGGTCCAAAAGAAAATCTCTGGGAGGTTTAGGAGACCTACCTGTAGATGCTAGTATAGCAACTGGAGCTCTTCTCTGCTGGTTGCAGATCTTCTCATAAGTGCATCCATCCCAACCACTGGAGTTTTATGCAGAAGGCTTTCAGGGAATGGTTTCTGTAAAACTTGTTGTTTTTGATGTTTGCCATCACGCTGGCACCAACTAATGGTGGCTCTACGAATGAGAAACCTCCAGGAAGGAACCCTGCTCATTCAGGTCTTGCTGTGGCTTCCTTCATTCAATCCATCCACTTGTTGGGTGGCCTCCTTTTTTCCTAGTGTCTTCTACCTTACTAGTTTTTCAGGCTATTGTTATTTAAGCTGAGTTCACACAACAAGAGATCCAGTTGCTCCTGCTGTTCTAGTCGGGACGATCAATACCATTTTGGTTTTATCCAACTCATCGTCTGAATTTTcagcttttttttccatgtcagaagcaacttcagaaactgcaagtcacttctggtgtgagagaattggccatctgcaaggacgttgctcaggggacacttgtatgttttgatgtttttaccatc from Anolis carolinensis isolate JA03-04 unplaced genomic scaffold, rAnoCar3.1.pri scaffold_12, whole genome shotgun sequence encodes the following:
- the LOC100563831 gene encoding putative P2Y purinoceptor 10 gives rise to the protein MIAATYRLAFLTACENSKVLRKVCFHLPGFIVDKAGIIPMRGSGYITLPAHLVLNWSAIVPLLPSPGSEHYNCSDPSDKFLHSLYAATYTIIFIPGLLTNSMALWILCRFISKQNKTVIFMVNLAMADFIHVLSLPLRIYYYVNYKWPFGRFLCQLCFYLKYLNMYASIGFLTCISVQRYLFLLYPFKAKNWKRRHDVAICVVLWVVIGAACLPFPLLRSFEKPESCFTELKIKPIGGKAHSIVVVMVAEIIGFIVPLVIVVYCTWKTKVSLQERHVPLENTMEKRKALRMVSMCATVFLVCFTPYHIVFFFFMMVKEAVIQDCALSQPILYLHPFCLSLASLNCCLDPILYFFMTSEFQGQILRHSSLAIRSRLMSKESASSVKE